One Arachis hypogaea cultivar Tifrunner chromosome 18, arahy.Tifrunner.gnm2.J5K5, whole genome shotgun sequence genomic window, ACATTGATGAACAGTGGAGTGAAAACAGCTCTGGAGATAGTGATATGGAGGTTGCATTTGATGACAGCGATGATGATTGGAATGGTGATGGGGGTTTGTATGATGTTGAAGTCACAACTACGAAAGATTCCCAAAAGATAAAACAGAGTGTTCCAACTGAGAGAGTACAAGGAGAATTTAGTGGCAGTGTTAATAAGGTAAGGAAAAAGTGGTGGCTGCTGGACTAAGGGATAAAGATGATGGGTATGAGAGGGAGGAGTTGTGCGATGTCCTTGTAAGTGATAATGAAAGGGATCCCTTGTTGAGAAAGTACCCGTTGTATAAGAGTTTGAAGAATATGAAGGATTATAAATGGGAGGTTGGGACAATATACGTAGATAGGAATGCTTTTAAGGAATGTGTAACTAGCTATGCTGTGCACAGTGGCAGAGGAATATGGTTCTCAAAGTGTGATAGCCATAGGTGCAAAGTTGTTTGCAAAGAAGGTTGTAAGTGGTTTGCTTACTGCCATAAGATGAAGAGAGAGGATACATGACAATTGACCAGCTGTTACAAAAAACACACATGCAGTAAGGCAACCAAGATTGGTATCATGAGTTCTCAGTGGCTGAGTAAGGCTTTTATGAAGAAGATTTGTGAGAACCCCAAAATTAAGTTGAGAACTTTGATAAAGAAGGCTCATAGCAAGTGGAATGTTGATCTCACAAAGACCAAAGCTGTCAGAGTGAAGCAGCAAGCCTTGGATGAGATTAATGGTACTTATGGAGAGCAATATAGGAGGATTCATGACTATGCTGTCAAGTTACTGAGGTCAAATCCGGGTTCCACTGTTCAGATACAAGTGGAGAGACCTCCTGAATTTCAATTAGAGACACCAATTCCTGGTAAGGACATGAGACCACT contains:
- the LOC112769620 gene encoding uncharacterized protein → MLEDNDEERLERSDFSGDDESEDDDYQPENDDEGDIDEQWSENSSGDSDMEVAFDDSDDDWNGDGGLYDVEVTTTKDSQKIKQSVPTERVQGEFSGSVNKYPLYKSLKNMKDYKWEVGTIYVDRNAFKECVTSYAVHSGRGIWFSKCDSHRCKVVCKEGCKCKATKIGIMSSQWLSKAFMKKICENPKIKLRTLIKKAHSKWNVDLTKTKAVRVKQQALDEINGTYGEQYRRIHDYAVKLLRSNPGSTVQIQVERPPEFQLETPIPAIGWDPNDQILPIAYAVVEAETKDSWRWFLLNLCDDLGVDKIRWCTFMSDQQKGLIPTFDELLPGIDHRFCVKHLYSNFRKRFPCVQLKMMMWKAAKATYVQE